TGCCCGTGGCCGCGGCAGCGCTCTGCCCGGTGGCGCTCCTCTGGCAATGGCTTCTGCGCCGCGCGGACGAGCCGAGAGAGCTCACCAGCCTGGTGCTCACCTTCGGGCTGTCGCTGCTGGTCCAGACAGTCATGCGCGCCGCCTGGCGCGGCGAATACCGGCTGATCCCGGAGGGCAGTCTGGGCCCGAGCCTCCCCGTGGGAGCGCTGCAGCTCGGCGGGGGCCGGGTCCTTGCCGCCGCGGCGGCGCTGGCGGCGGTGGGACTGCTCTGGGTCGGCCTCACGCGCACGCGCTGGGGTCAGGCCGTCCGCGCCACGAGCGTCGATCCCCAGGCCGCCGCCCTCGTCGGCATCGACGTGGACCAGGCCCGGCGCGGCGCCTTCGTGCTGGCGCTCGGGCTCTCGGGCGCCACGGGAGTGCTCTTCGCGACGCTGCACTACCTCCATCCGGCCGCGGGCGTGGACCTGACGCTCATGGCCATCGTCCTCACCATCTGGGCGGGGGTAGGGCGGCTCAGGAGCGTGCTCGGAGCGGGCATCCTTCTGGGCATCATCGAGTCGCTCACCGTCGCCTCGTCGGGGCCCGGATGGCGCGAGCCTGTCGTGGCCCTCATGCTGCTGGGCTCGCTGCTGGCCAGATCGGGCGGCCTGGCCCGCGGGCTGGCGCCCTGATGCGCGCCGGGCTCGGGACGCTCCTGGGCGTCGCGCTGCTCGCGGCCCTGCCCCCGGCGCTCGGCTTCCATCCGTACTATCTCTTCCTGCTCTCCACCGCCTTTCTCTTCGCCGCCATGGCCTCGGCGTGGAACCTGCTGGCCTACGCGGGGCCGACCTCGCTGGGCCACGCCGCCTTCTTCGGGCTGGGCGCCTACGGCGCGGCGCTCGCCTCCCTCGGCGGGCTGTCGCCCTGGGGCGCCATCGCGCTCGGCGGGCTGGCGGGCGCCGCGGGGGCCGCGGTCGCGGGGCTCCTGTCCATCCGGCTGCGCGGCGCCTATCTCGCGCTGGGCACACTGGCCTTTGCGGAGCTGCTGAGAGGGCTGGCGCTCCACTGGACCGACATCACGGGGGGCGGCGCGGGGCTGGTCGGGATCCCCGCGCTGCCCGTCCTGCGCGGGTGGCCGCGCGTGCTCACCGAAGGGCGGGCGGGGGCCTATTACCTGGCGCTGGCCCTGCTCGGCGCGAC
This region of Candidatus Rokuibacteriota bacterium genomic DNA includes:
- a CDS encoding branched-chain amino acid ABC transporter permease, with the protein product MALGFSLILGVSRSLNLAHGDLVVLGGYVGYAVWAATGLHPILLLPVAAAALCPVALLWQWLLRRADEPRELTSLVLTFGLSLLVQTVMRAAWRGEYRLIPEGSLGPSLPVGALQLGGGRVLAAAAALAAVGLLWVGLTRTRWGQAVRATSVDPQAAALVGIDVDQARRGAFVLALGLSGATGVLFATLHYLHPAAGVDLTLMAIVLTIWAGVGRLRSVLGAGILLGIIESLTVASSGPGWREPVVALMLLGSLLARSGGLARGLAP
- a CDS encoding branched-chain amino acid ABC transporter permease — its product is MRAGLGTLLGVALLAALPPALGFHPYYLFLLSTAFLFAAMASAWNLLAYAGPTSLGHAAFFGLGAYGAALASLGGLSPWGAIALGGLAGAAGAAVAGLLSIRLRGAYLALGTLAFAELLRGLALHWTDITGGGAGLVGIPALPVLRGWPRVLTEGRAGAYYLALALLGATLGLFALVRGSRVGLAFAAVREEEERASVLGLRPLPWTLLAFALSGLLTALCGGLYAHTVRVVEPDLVFNRHYSFLPLVMATVGGLHTLLGPAAAAMALYLVSELVLHPLLPSLHQAGYALALIAVVLYLPGGLGGPRAGGQRAHP